From a region of the Neodiprion fabricii isolate iyNeoFabr1 chromosome 7, iyNeoFabr1.1, whole genome shotgun sequence genome:
- the LOC124187223 gene encoding death-associated inhibitor of apoptosis 1 isoform X2, with the protein MIHTHTANTRGCIVWLSDSVPHKYGALVVLSFSHWVHKCLELIVCLQPFNFLFCEFDFFLDRINSGKHHKDCLQHILCTLNCLQMTDCYQSRYGGYSAMNTPRFRDSLPYFQPPLPPLRCEPPDETDDRNDFRFESARRRSFANWPVRFMDPKRLAEAGFYYLNEGDKVRCFECKIEICKWVEGDDPQFEHQRWSERCRFVRRLPCGNVPYGTDGANIFSAPRTTDVCGPYGFNVESELGPDLSSSPPNLQHTVSTATLGSWGIGVPKEPKHPQYASRDARLRTFNLWPKSMRQTKEELADAGFFYTGKGDQTLCYYCGGGLKDWEPTDNPWEQHAHWFSKCFYLFMVKGQAFIDQVKGLTREQPSAEEAQNLTLPNCIKKVERPIEAEPEQHCPIAESGESGESCSKSGSLELGSHKSEGSMHHNLENDEKRADDGRLCKICYTEELGVVFLPCGHMVACVKCAPSLTTCAVCRKPFTMTVRAYIS; encoded by the exons ATGATTCACACACACACCGCAAATACCAGAGGTTGTATTGTGTGGTTATCAGACAGTGTACCACATAAATACGGCGCTCTTGTTGTACTGTCATTCAGTCACTGGGTACACAAGTGTTTAGAATTAATTGTATGTTTACAACcttttaatttccttttttgtGAATTCGACTTTTTTCTGGATCGCATCA ATTCAGGTAAGCACCACAAAGATTGTCTTCAACACATTCTTTGCACACTTAACTGCCTTCAAATGACTGATTGCTATCAGTCTCGTTATGGTGGGTACTCGGCGATGAACACGCCCAGGTTCAGAGACTCGCTGCCTTACTTTCAACCACCCCTGCCGCCGTTACGTTGTGAACCTCCCGATGAAACAGACGATCGTAATGATTTCCGGTTTGAATCTGCACGTAGAAGAAGCTTCGCAAATTGGCCGGTCAGGTTCATGGATCCGAAGAGATTGGCGGAGGCCGGGTTTTACTATCTCAACGAAGGTGATAAAGTAAGGTGTTTCGaatgtaaaatcgaaatttgcaAGTGGGTCGAGGGTGACGATCCTCAATTCGAACACCAGAGATGGTCCGAAAGATGCAGATTTGTCAGGAGATTACCGTGCGGTAATGTACCTTACGGCACTGACGgtgcaaacattttttctgctCCTCGAACCACAGACGTCTGTGGCCCCTATGGATTCAATGTTGAGTCGGAACTTGGACCCGACCTCAGCTCATCCCCACCGAACCTTCAGCATACCGTAAGCACTGCAACCCTTGGGAGCTGGGGGATCGGTGTGCCCAAGGAGCCCAAACATCCACAATATGCCAGCCGCGACGCAAGGCTAAGGACCTTCAACTTGTGGCCAAAATCTATGAGACAGACGAAAGAGGAATTGGCTGATGCAGGATTTTTCTACACTGGCAAAGGAGATCAGACACTCTGCTACTACTGTGGTGGTGGTCTTAAAGATTGGGAGCCAACTGACAATCCATGGGAACAACACGCCCACTGGTTTTCCAAGTGCTTTTATCTATTCATGGTAAAAGGACAAGCCTTCATTGACCAAGTCAAAGGTCTCACCAGGGAACAGCCTTCAGCCGAG GAAGCACAGAACTTGACTCTACCGAACTGCATAAAGAAGGTGGAGAGGCCTATAGAAGCTGAGCCTGAACAACATTGTCCAATTGCTGAGAGTGGCGAATCTGGAGAAAGTTGTAGTAAAAGTGGTTCATTAGAGTTGGGATCACATAAAAGCGAGGGTTCTATGCATCACAACCTGGAGAATGATGAAAAGAGAGCGGATGACGGAAGGCTTTGCAAAATTTGCTACACGGAAGAACTGGGAGTTGTATTTTTACCTTGTGGGCACATGGTAGCCTGTGTCAAGTGCGCGCCAAGTTTGACAACTTGTGCAGTATGCCGGAAACCTTTCACAATGACTGTGCGGGCTTACATTTCATAG
- the LOC124187223 gene encoding death-associated inhibitor of apoptosis 1 isoform X3, whose amino-acid sequence MFKIHKELQIDSGKHHKDCLQHILCTLNCLQMTDCYQSRYGGYSAMNTPRFRDSLPYFQPPLPPLRCEPPDETDDRNDFRFESARRRSFANWPVRFMDPKRLAEAGFYYLNEGDKVRCFECKIEICKWVEGDDPQFEHQRWSERCRFVRRLPCGNVPYGTDGANIFSAPRTTDVCGPYGFNVESELGPDLSSSPPNLQHTVSTATLGSWGIGVPKEPKHPQYASRDARLRTFNLWPKSMRQTKEELADAGFFYTGKGDQTLCYYCGGGLKDWEPTDNPWEQHAHWFSKCFYLFMVKGQAFIDQVKGLTREQPSAEEAQNLTLPNCIKKVERPIEAEPEQHCPIAESGESGESCSKSGSLELGSHKSEGSMHHNLENDEKRADDGRLCKICYTEELGVVFLPCGHMVACVKCAPSLTTCAVCRKPFTMTVRAYIS is encoded by the exons atgttcaaaattcacaaagaatTGCAGATAG ATTCAGGTAAGCACCACAAAGATTGTCTTCAACACATTCTTTGCACACTTAACTGCCTTCAAATGACTGATTGCTATCAGTCTCGTTATGGTGGGTACTCGGCGATGAACACGCCCAGGTTCAGAGACTCGCTGCCTTACTTTCAACCACCCCTGCCGCCGTTACGTTGTGAACCTCCCGATGAAACAGACGATCGTAATGATTTCCGGTTTGAATCTGCACGTAGAAGAAGCTTCGCAAATTGGCCGGTCAGGTTCATGGATCCGAAGAGATTGGCGGAGGCCGGGTTTTACTATCTCAACGAAGGTGATAAAGTAAGGTGTTTCGaatgtaaaatcgaaatttgcaAGTGGGTCGAGGGTGACGATCCTCAATTCGAACACCAGAGATGGTCCGAAAGATGCAGATTTGTCAGGAGATTACCGTGCGGTAATGTACCTTACGGCACTGACGgtgcaaacattttttctgctCCTCGAACCACAGACGTCTGTGGCCCCTATGGATTCAATGTTGAGTCGGAACTTGGACCCGACCTCAGCTCATCCCCACCGAACCTTCAGCATACCGTAAGCACTGCAACCCTTGGGAGCTGGGGGATCGGTGTGCCCAAGGAGCCCAAACATCCACAATATGCCAGCCGCGACGCAAGGCTAAGGACCTTCAACTTGTGGCCAAAATCTATGAGACAGACGAAAGAGGAATTGGCTGATGCAGGATTTTTCTACACTGGCAAAGGAGATCAGACACTCTGCTACTACTGTGGTGGTGGTCTTAAAGATTGGGAGCCAACTGACAATCCATGGGAACAACACGCCCACTGGTTTTCCAAGTGCTTTTATCTATTCATGGTAAAAGGACAAGCCTTCATTGACCAAGTCAAAGGTCTCACCAGGGAACAGCCTTCAGCCGAG GAAGCACAGAACTTGACTCTACCGAACTGCATAAAGAAGGTGGAGAGGCCTATAGAAGCTGAGCCTGAACAACATTGTCCAATTGCTGAGAGTGGCGAATCTGGAGAAAGTTGTAGTAAAAGTGGTTCATTAGAGTTGGGATCACATAAAAGCGAGGGTTCTATGCATCACAACCTGGAGAATGATGAAAAGAGAGCGGATGACGGAAGGCTTTGCAAAATTTGCTACACGGAAGAACTGGGAGTTGTATTTTTACCTTGTGGGCACATGGTAGCCTGTGTCAAGTGCGCGCCAAGTTTGACAACTTGTGCAGTATGCCGGAAACCTTTCACAATGACTGTGCGGGCTTACATTTCATAG
- the LOC124187223 gene encoding death-associated inhibitor of apoptosis 1 isoform X1 has protein sequence MLRLITDTRTLRSVLSIPVDVGKTELKAIEHTEIFTQKPSRVNVRAVLQVHDFLSDSLNCSIVKRSRSLLVFASRQGTQLYTHTQTQLYRWLHTLSGLHEILNNRPRHRNPADSGKHHKDCLQHILCTLNCLQMTDCYQSRYGGYSAMNTPRFRDSLPYFQPPLPPLRCEPPDETDDRNDFRFESARRRSFANWPVRFMDPKRLAEAGFYYLNEGDKVRCFECKIEICKWVEGDDPQFEHQRWSERCRFVRRLPCGNVPYGTDGANIFSAPRTTDVCGPYGFNVESELGPDLSSSPPNLQHTVSTATLGSWGIGVPKEPKHPQYASRDARLRTFNLWPKSMRQTKEELADAGFFYTGKGDQTLCYYCGGGLKDWEPTDNPWEQHAHWFSKCFYLFMVKGQAFIDQVKGLTREQPSAEEAQNLTLPNCIKKVERPIEAEPEQHCPIAESGESGESCSKSGSLELGSHKSEGSMHHNLENDEKRADDGRLCKICYTEELGVVFLPCGHMVACVKCAPSLTTCAVCRKPFTMTVRAYIS, from the exons ATGCTCCGACTTATAACCGATACGAGAACTTTGCGGTCCGTCTTATCGATCCCAGTCGACGTCGGTAAAACAGAACTAAAAGCGATCGAGCACACGGAAATATTTACTCAAAAACCTTCCCGCGTGAATGTTCGTGCTGTGTTACAAGTCCACGATTTCCTCAGTGACTCGTTGAACTGCAGCATAGTGAAACGATCGCGTTCGTTGCTCGTGTTCGCCTCACG ACAAGGCACGCAGCTGTACacgcacacacaaacacaGCTATACCGTTGGTTGCACACATTGTCGGGGCTTCACGAGATTCTGAATAATCGCCCACGTCATCGAAATCCTGCCG ATTCAGGTAAGCACCACAAAGATTGTCTTCAACACATTCTTTGCACACTTAACTGCCTTCAAATGACTGATTGCTATCAGTCTCGTTATGGTGGGTACTCGGCGATGAACACGCCCAGGTTCAGAGACTCGCTGCCTTACTTTCAACCACCCCTGCCGCCGTTACGTTGTGAACCTCCCGATGAAACAGACGATCGTAATGATTTCCGGTTTGAATCTGCACGTAGAAGAAGCTTCGCAAATTGGCCGGTCAGGTTCATGGATCCGAAGAGATTGGCGGAGGCCGGGTTTTACTATCTCAACGAAGGTGATAAAGTAAGGTGTTTCGaatgtaaaatcgaaatttgcaAGTGGGTCGAGGGTGACGATCCTCAATTCGAACACCAGAGATGGTCCGAAAGATGCAGATTTGTCAGGAGATTACCGTGCGGTAATGTACCTTACGGCACTGACGgtgcaaacattttttctgctCCTCGAACCACAGACGTCTGTGGCCCCTATGGATTCAATGTTGAGTCGGAACTTGGACCCGACCTCAGCTCATCCCCACCGAACCTTCAGCATACCGTAAGCACTGCAACCCTTGGGAGCTGGGGGATCGGTGTGCCCAAGGAGCCCAAACATCCACAATATGCCAGCCGCGACGCAAGGCTAAGGACCTTCAACTTGTGGCCAAAATCTATGAGACAGACGAAAGAGGAATTGGCTGATGCAGGATTTTTCTACACTGGCAAAGGAGATCAGACACTCTGCTACTACTGTGGTGGTGGTCTTAAAGATTGGGAGCCAACTGACAATCCATGGGAACAACACGCCCACTGGTTTTCCAAGTGCTTTTATCTATTCATGGTAAAAGGACAAGCCTTCATTGACCAAGTCAAAGGTCTCACCAGGGAACAGCCTTCAGCCGAG GAAGCACAGAACTTGACTCTACCGAACTGCATAAAGAAGGTGGAGAGGCCTATAGAAGCTGAGCCTGAACAACATTGTCCAATTGCTGAGAGTGGCGAATCTGGAGAAAGTTGTAGTAAAAGTGGTTCATTAGAGTTGGGATCACATAAAAGCGAGGGTTCTATGCATCACAACCTGGAGAATGATGAAAAGAGAGCGGATGACGGAAGGCTTTGCAAAATTTGCTACACGGAAGAACTGGGAGTTGTATTTTTACCTTGTGGGCACATGGTAGCCTGTGTCAAGTGCGCGCCAAGTTTGACAACTTGTGCAGTATGCCGGAAACCTTTCACAATGACTGTGCGGGCTTACATTTCATAG
- the LOC124187223 gene encoding death-associated inhibitor of apoptosis 1 isoform X4, whose protein sequence is MTDCYQSRYGGYSAMNTPRFRDSLPYFQPPLPPLRCEPPDETDDRNDFRFESARRRSFANWPVRFMDPKRLAEAGFYYLNEGDKVRCFECKIEICKWVEGDDPQFEHQRWSERCRFVRRLPCGNVPYGTDGANIFSAPRTTDVCGPYGFNVESELGPDLSSSPPNLQHTVSTATLGSWGIGVPKEPKHPQYASRDARLRTFNLWPKSMRQTKEELADAGFFYTGKGDQTLCYYCGGGLKDWEPTDNPWEQHAHWFSKCFYLFMVKGQAFIDQVKGLTREQPSAEEAQNLTLPNCIKKVERPIEAEPEQHCPIAESGESGESCSKSGSLELGSHKSEGSMHHNLENDEKRADDGRLCKICYTEELGVVFLPCGHMVACVKCAPSLTTCAVCRKPFTMTVRAYIS, encoded by the exons ATGACTGATTGCTATCAGTCTCGTTATGGTGGGTACTCGGCGATGAACACGCCCAGGTTCAGAGACTCGCTGCCTTACTTTCAACCACCCCTGCCGCCGTTACGTTGTGAACCTCCCGATGAAACAGACGATCGTAATGATTTCCGGTTTGAATCTGCACGTAGAAGAAGCTTCGCAAATTGGCCGGTCAGGTTCATGGATCCGAAGAGATTGGCGGAGGCCGGGTTTTACTATCTCAACGAAGGTGATAAAGTAAGGTGTTTCGaatgtaaaatcgaaatttgcaAGTGGGTCGAGGGTGACGATCCTCAATTCGAACACCAGAGATGGTCCGAAAGATGCAGATTTGTCAGGAGATTACCGTGCGGTAATGTACCTTACGGCACTGACGgtgcaaacattttttctgctCCTCGAACCACAGACGTCTGTGGCCCCTATGGATTCAATGTTGAGTCGGAACTTGGACCCGACCTCAGCTCATCCCCACCGAACCTTCAGCATACCGTAAGCACTGCAACCCTTGGGAGCTGGGGGATCGGTGTGCCCAAGGAGCCCAAACATCCACAATATGCCAGCCGCGACGCAAGGCTAAGGACCTTCAACTTGTGGCCAAAATCTATGAGACAGACGAAAGAGGAATTGGCTGATGCAGGATTTTTCTACACTGGCAAAGGAGATCAGACACTCTGCTACTACTGTGGTGGTGGTCTTAAAGATTGGGAGCCAACTGACAATCCATGGGAACAACACGCCCACTGGTTTTCCAAGTGCTTTTATCTATTCATGGTAAAAGGACAAGCCTTCATTGACCAAGTCAAAGGTCTCACCAGGGAACAGCCTTCAGCCGAG GAAGCACAGAACTTGACTCTACCGAACTGCATAAAGAAGGTGGAGAGGCCTATAGAAGCTGAGCCTGAACAACATTGTCCAATTGCTGAGAGTGGCGAATCTGGAGAAAGTTGTAGTAAAAGTGGTTCATTAGAGTTGGGATCACATAAAAGCGAGGGTTCTATGCATCACAACCTGGAGAATGATGAAAAGAGAGCGGATGACGGAAGGCTTTGCAAAATTTGCTACACGGAAGAACTGGGAGTTGTATTTTTACCTTGTGGGCACATGGTAGCCTGTGTCAAGTGCGCGCCAAGTTTGACAACTTGTGCAGTATGCCGGAAACCTTTCACAATGACTGTGCGGGCTTACATTTCATAG